In a single window of the Thermus amyloliquefaciens genome:
- a CDS encoding undecaprenyl-diphosphate phosphatase — protein sequence MGRVSAWEALLLGLVEGLTEFLPVSSTGHLTLLFHLLGLPIEEDPFLKTFLIAIQLGAILAILFLYGRRFALDRALWLRIGVAFLPTAAMGFLLYPLIKGRILGDDGIVVFFLFAVGLVLLLADRLAEQARHGDVLELPLVRVALIGVFQGLAALFPGTSRSGATILGGLLLGLKRKAAAEFSFLLALPTMLAAVGYDLLKSAPQVPPGGWDLLLLGFLAALITALLTVRWMLSFVERHGFRPFAYYRMALALVYAYFFLG from the coding sequence ATGGGCCGCGTGAGCGCTTGGGAAGCCCTTCTCTTGGGCCTTGTGGAGGGCCTCACGGAGTTCCTGCCCGTCTCCTCCACCGGCCACCTGACCCTCCTTTTCCACCTCCTCGGACTGCCCATTGAGGAAGACCCCTTCCTGAAGACCTTCCTCATCGCCATCCAGCTGGGGGCCATCCTGGCCATTCTTTTCCTCTACGGAAGGCGCTTTGCCTTGGACCGGGCCCTGTGGCTCCGGATTGGGGTGGCCTTCCTGCCCACCGCGGCCATGGGCTTCCTCCTCTACCCCCTCATCAAGGGGAGGATCCTGGGGGATGACGGCATCGTGGTCTTCTTCCTGTTCGCCGTGGGCCTGGTCCTTCTCCTGGCGGACCGCCTGGCGGAGCAGGCCCGCCATGGGGACGTGCTGGAGCTCCCCCTGGTCCGGGTAGCCCTGATCGGGGTTTTCCAGGGCCTTGCCGCCCTTTTCCCGGGCACCAGCCGGAGCGGGGCCACCATCCTGGGGGGGCTCCTCCTTGGGCTAAAGCGCAAGGCGGCGGCGGAGTTCAGCTTCCTCCTGGCCCTACCCACCATGCTGGCCGCCGTGGGCTACGACCTCCTCAAAAGCGCCCCCCAGGTGCCGCCAGGGGGCTGGGACCTCCTTCTTCTCGGCTTCCTCGCGGCCCTCATCACCGCCCTCCTCACCGTGCGCTGGATGCTTTCCTTCGTGGAGCGCCACGGCTTTAGGCCCTTTGCCTACTACCGCATGGCCCTGGCCCTGGTCTACGCCTACTTCTTCTTAGGCTAG
- a CDS encoding DnaJ C-terminal domain-containing protein: MKDYYAILGVSREATQEEIKKAYRRLALQYHPDRNPGDKEAEERFKEINEAYAVLSDPEKRAQYDRGLLGAPGFQAEDLFDLFAQAFGFRTPRAAPRGEDLEAQVEVGLEDLLHGKEVEVTYGRLTPCEACHGQGGRRVVCPTCGGKGVLESYRQGLFGAFVTRSTCPHCKGQGHLLAETCPVCRGRGRVVREARVRVNIPPGMDENHLLRVPGHGNLGPGGPGDLYVRLKVRPHPHLEREGADLIYRLNLGLAQAALGTRVEVPGLSGPIPLEIPPGTGHGEVFELPGEGLPYPGESRRGALRVVVALSVPKHLSPKAKELLRAYAKEVGEEVAPEGFFERLRGFFRK; this comes from the coding sequence ATGAAGGACTACTACGCCATCCTGGGGGTGAGCCGGGAGGCCACCCAGGAGGAGATCAAAAAGGCCTACCGCAGGCTCGCCCTGCAGTACCATCCCGACCGCAACCCCGGGGACAAGGAGGCGGAGGAGCGCTTCAAGGAGATCAACGAAGCCTACGCCGTCCTCTCCGACCCCGAGAAGCGGGCCCAGTACGACCGGGGGCTTTTGGGGGCGCCGGGGTTCCAGGCGGAGGATCTCTTTGACCTCTTCGCCCAGGCCTTCGGTTTCCGCACCCCTCGCGCCGCCCCCAGGGGGGAGGACCTCGAGGCCCAGGTGGAGGTGGGCCTGGAGGACCTCCTTCACGGGAAGGAGGTGGAGGTAACCTACGGCCGCCTCACCCCCTGCGAGGCCTGCCACGGCCAGGGGGGCAGACGGGTGGTCTGCCCCACCTGCGGGGGAAAGGGCGTGCTGGAAAGCTACCGCCAGGGCCTCTTCGGCGCCTTCGTCACCCGCTCCACCTGCCCCCATTGCAAGGGGCAGGGCCACCTCCTGGCGGAAACCTGCCCCGTCTGCCGGGGCCGGGGCCGGGTGGTGCGGGAGGCAAGGGTCCGGGTAAACATCCCCCCGGGCATGGACGAAAACCACCTCCTGCGGGTACCGGGCCACGGCAACCTGGGGCCCGGCGGCCCAGGGGACCTCTACGTGCGCTTGAAGGTACGCCCCCACCCCCACCTGGAGCGGGAAGGGGCCGACCTCATTTACCGGCTGAACCTCGGCCTGGCCCAGGCGGCCTTGGGCACCCGGGTGGAGGTGCCGGGGCTTTCGGGTCCCATCCCCCTGGAGATCCCCCCAGGCACGGGGCACGGGGAGGTGTTTGAACTCCCCGGGGAAGGCCTCCCCTACCCGGGGGAGTCCAGGCGGGGGGCCCTTCGGGTGGTGGTGGCCCTCTCCGTGCCCAAGCACCTTAGCCCCAAGGCCAAGGAACTCCTTCGGGCCTACGCCAAGGAGGTGGGGGAGGAGGTTGCCCCCGAGGGCTTTTTTGAAAGGCTAAGGGGGTTCTTCCGCAAGTAG
- a CDS encoding cyanophycinase, with product MPQGFFALLTADPLRGALRPVEARLLEEAGGEALFLVPYPLRDLAEAWRLAYRSLGLRRGRVLYLRRREEAFDPEIAQRVVESPLVLLAAEGLPEFLDLIRGSLLLQALLQVHRQGGGVVALGEAAGLLGEAAFYSLEGEVRAALGLALLRGLVLLPRVEERGRFLALSRLVADNPDLMGLGLLENTALRLLKGLGEVWMGGVTLVDAGGAEYTGRGVKGLKVDVLSAGERFALPAL from the coding sequence ATGCCCCAGGGCTTTTTCGCCTTGCTCACCGCTGATCCCCTCCGGGGGGCCTTGCGTCCGGTGGAGGCCCGGCTCCTGGAGGAGGCCGGGGGGGAGGCCCTCTTCCTGGTGCCCTATCCTTTGCGGGACCTGGCCGAGGCCTGGCGGCTCGCCTACCGCAGCCTGGGCCTGAGGCGGGGAAGGGTCTTGTACCTCAGGCGGCGGGAGGAGGCCTTTGACCCGGAGATAGCCCAAAGGGTGGTGGAAAGCCCCCTGGTGCTTCTCGCCGCGGAGGGGTTGCCGGAGTTCTTGGATCTCATCCGGGGCAGCCTCCTTCTCCAGGCCCTTTTGCAGGTCCACCGCCAGGGGGGAGGGGTGGTGGCCTTGGGGGAGGCGGCGGGCCTTTTGGGCGAGGCGGCCTTCTACTCCTTGGAGGGGGAGGTTAGGGCCGCCCTGGGCCTGGCCCTGCTTCGGGGCCTGGTCCTCCTCCCCCGGGTGGAGGAACGGGGGCGGTTCCTGGCCCTTTCCCGCCTGGTGGCCGACAACCCCGACCTGATGGGCCTGGGCCTTCTGGAGAACACCGCCCTTCGCCTCCTAAAGGGCCTGGGGGAGGTCTGGATGGGAGGGGTGACCCTGGTGGACGCCGGGGGAGCGGAGTACACGGGCCGGGGGGTGAAGGGGCTCAAGGTGGATGTGCTCTCGGCGGGGGAGCGGTTTGCCCTGCCGGCCCTTTAG
- the tsaE gene encoding tRNA (adenosine(37)-N6)-threonylcarbamoyltransferase complex ATPase subunit type 1 TsaE codes for MRLLLERTLKTLEDTQALAREVLPLFPEGSLVALEGPLGAGKTTFVRLLAESLGFRGRVTSPSYTLIHTYPTPEGPLVHADLYRLKDPKALLPQLEAAREGARLLLVEWGDPQALEADFLLRLTPQGEVRRAELWQLHPGQEQGV; via the coding sequence ATGCGGCTTCTCCTGGAGCGCACCCTTAAGACCCTGGAGGACACCCAGGCCCTGGCCCGGGAGGTCCTGCCCCTCTTCCCCGAAGGGAGCCTGGTGGCCCTGGAAGGCCCCTTGGGGGCGGGGAAGACCACCTTTGTTCGCCTCCTGGCCGAAAGCCTGGGCTTCAGGGGAAGGGTGACCAGCCCCAGCTACACCCTCATCCACACCTACCCCACCCCAGAAGGCCCCCTGGTCCACGCGGACCTTTACCGCCTAAAGGACCCAAAGGCCCTCCTGCCCCAGCTGGAGGCCGCCCGGGAAGGGGCCCGCCTCCTCCTGGTGGAGTGGGGGGACCCGCAGGCCCTCGAGGCCGACTTCCTCCTCCGCCTCACCCCCCAAGGGGAGGTGCGCCGGGCCGAGCTATGGCAGCTCCACCCCGGCCAGGAGCAGGGCGTCTAG
- a CDS encoding CarD family transcriptional regulator, producing MKEFRPGDKVVLPPYGVGVVAGIAQRSVSGINRAYYQVDFPGSRSKAYVPVEAPQSVGMRKALAPEEVPIILDLLKNGRMPLPKQWAARHRKTSEILADGNPYRIAQMAGQLRAWELERGLPDLDRQALRRAIYLLAEEVSQTLEITVQEAKRLFEEAWGEELN from the coding sequence GTGAAAGAGTTCCGTCCCGGCGACAAGGTGGTCTTGCCCCCTTACGGGGTCGGCGTGGTGGCGGGCATAGCCCAGAGGAGCGTGAGCGGCATCAACCGGGCCTACTACCAGGTGGACTTTCCCGGTTCCCGCTCCAAGGCCTACGTACCCGTGGAGGCTCCCCAGAGCGTGGGCATGCGCAAGGCCTTGGCCCCGGAGGAGGTGCCCATCATCCTGGACCTCCTAAAGAACGGGCGCATGCCCCTGCCCAAGCAGTGGGCCGCCCGGCACCGCAAGACCAGCGAGATCCTGGCGGACGGGAACCCTTACCGGATCGCCCAGATGGCGGGGCAACTCAGGGCCTGGGAGCTGGAACGGGGCCTGCCGGACCTGGACCGCCAGGCCCTGAGGCGGGCCATCTACCTCCTGGCGGAGGAGGTCTCCCAAACCCTGGAGATCACCGTGCAGGAGGCCAAGCGGCTCTTTGAGGAAGCCTGGGGCGAGGAACTGAACTGA
- a CDS encoding GNAT family N-acetyltransferase — protein sequence MGGMRTLNLSLRPVLPLDAPLLHQLFLRSPGYFALIGMEPPALEDVARDLATLEQDKRRRAFFLLLEGEVVGYLDYKLHYPEPEDATLSLLLIREDRQGQGLGRRALEHLLDHLTGAERLYAVVYGHNTRAKAFFRAQGFRHVKDGGPTLSWYVREL from the coding sequence ATGGGAGGGATGCGGACCCTCAACCTGAGCCTGCGCCCGGTCCTTCCCCTGGACGCACCCCTTCTGCACCAGCTCTTCCTGCGAAGCCCCGGGTACTTCGCCTTGATCGGTATGGAACCCCCGGCCCTGGAGGACGTGGCCCGGGACCTGGCCACCCTGGAGCAGGACAAACGCCGCCGGGCCTTTTTCCTCCTCCTGGAAGGGGAGGTGGTGGGCTACCTGGACTACAAGCTCCACTACCCCGAACCCGAGGACGCCACCCTAAGCCTCCTCCTCATCCGGGAAGACCGGCAAGGACAGGGCCTGGGGCGAAGGGCCCTGGAGCACCTCTTAGACCACCTGACGGGGGCCGAGCGGCTTTATGCGGTGGTCTACGGCCACAACACCCGGGCCAAGGCGTTCTTCCGGGCCCAGGGCTTCCGCCACGTGAAGGACGGGGGCCCCACCCTGAGCTGGTACGTGCGGGAGCTGTAA
- a CDS encoding TlpA family protein disulfide reductase has protein sequence MVFLLLGLVLAVQPGQRLPEFALLDPKGNLVTPNTMRKPAVIVFWASWCPVCKAEFPGLHRVAEETRVPFYVISREPKDTKEVVLEYMKAYPRFIPLLASDKDKPHEVANRFKVVGQPWTFVVDAEGKVVALFAGRAGREALLDALLLAGVELP, from the coding sequence ATGGTTTTTTTGCTTCTCGGCCTGGTCCTTGCGGTGCAGCCTGGCCAGCGCCTGCCCGAGTTTGCCCTTTTGGATCCCAAGGGTAACCTCGTCACCCCCAACACCATGAGGAAGCCCGCGGTCATCGTCTTCTGGGCCAGCTGGTGCCCGGTGTGCAAGGCGGAGTTCCCGGGGCTTCACCGGGTGGCGGAGGAGACCCGGGTGCCCTTCTACGTGATCAGCCGGGAGCCCAAGGACACCAAGGAGGTGGTGCTGGAGTACATGAAGGCCTATCCCCGCTTCATCCCCCTTTTGGCCTCGGACAAGGATAAGCCCCACGAGGTGGCCAACCGCTTCAAGGTGGTGGGCCAGCCCTGGACCTTCGTGGTGGATGCCGAGGGGAAGGTGGTGGCCCTGTTTGCGGGGCGGGCTGGGCGGGAGGCCCTGCTAGACGCCCTGCTCCTGGCCGGGGTGGAGCTGCCATAG
- a CDS encoding TetR/AcrR family transcriptional regulator, which translates to MVSPPGALSRDKKKAILQATLEILREMGLSGLKMEEVARRAEVGKGTIYLYFRDKKDLLKNLVEERTWAFYREVEEVVRQKAPFFVRLEDLLKKRLAWIAEWRGLWAAVAREAMEDPTPWLKGLHQHYLDLLEALVRSGQEEGAVRPELSPRATAHVIAALGCTPQLEAEAYLEHLMEVFRKGVAP; encoded by the coding sequence ATGGTATCCCCGCCGGGGGCGCTCTCCAGGGACAAAAAGAAGGCCATCCTCCAGGCCACCTTGGAAATCCTCCGGGAAATGGGGCTTTCCGGGCTCAAGATGGAGGAGGTGGCCCGGCGGGCGGAGGTGGGTAAGGGCACCATCTACCTCTACTTCCGCGACAAGAAGGACCTCTTGAAAAACCTGGTGGAGGAACGAACCTGGGCCTTCTACCGGGAGGTGGAGGAGGTGGTGCGCCAAAAGGCGCCCTTTTTTGTGCGCCTCGAGGACCTCCTGAAGAAACGCCTGGCCTGGATCGCCGAGTGGCGGGGCCTGTGGGCGGCGGTGGCCCGGGAGGCCATGGAGGACCCCACCCCCTGGCTCAAGGGGCTCCACCAGCACTACCTGGACCTTTTGGAGGCGTTGGTGCGAAGCGGCCAGGAGGAAGGGGCCGTGCGCCCCGAGCTTTCCCCCAGGGCCACCGCCCACGTGATCGCGGCCTTAGGATGCACCCCCCAGCTCGAGGCGGAGGCATATTTGGAGCACCTTATGGAGGTGTTCCGGAAAGGAGTCGCGCCGTGA
- the ispD gene encoding 2-C-methyl-D-erythritol 4-phosphate cytidylyltransferase: MRGVEVSVLIPAAGNGERLGLGPKAFLRVGGRSLLEWSLQAFREAAEVLVALPPGAEAPRGLRAVFLEGGRTRQESVARLLEAASLPLVLVHDVARPFVSPSLVGRVLEATRATGAAVPVLPLPDTLIRPEGEGYGEVVPREALRLVQTPQGFFTALLREAHAYARRRGLSATDDAQLVRALGYPVALVEGERSAFKITYPEDLPLAEALARIWNA, from the coding sequence ATGAGGGGCGTGGAGGTTTCCGTCCTCATCCCCGCCGCCGGGAACGGGGAAAGGCTGGGCTTGGGGCCCAAGGCCTTCCTGCGGGTGGGGGGGAGGAGCCTTTTGGAGTGGTCCCTCCAGGCCTTCCGGGAGGCGGCGGAGGTCCTGGTGGCCCTGCCCCCCGGGGCCGAGGCCCCGCGGGGCCTGCGGGCGGTCTTCCTGGAGGGGGGGAGGACCCGCCAGGAGTCCGTGGCCCGTCTCCTGGAGGCGGCGAGCCTTCCCTTGGTCTTAGTCCACGACGTGGCCCGGCCCTTCGTGAGCCCCAGCCTGGTGGGGCGGGTCCTCGAGGCCACCCGCGCCACCGGGGCGGCGGTGCCGGTCCTGCCCCTTCCCGACACCCTCATCCGGCCGGAAGGGGAAGGGTATGGGGAGGTGGTCCCCCGGGAGGCCCTGCGCCTGGTCCAGACCCCCCAGGGCTTCTTCACCGCCCTTTTGCGGGAGGCCCACGCCTACGCCAGGAGGCGGGGGCTTTCCGCCACCGACGACGCCCAGCTGGTGCGGGCCCTGGGCTACCCCGTGGCCCTGGTGGAGGGGGAGAGGTCCGCCTTCAAGATCACCTACCCGGAGGACCTTCCCCTGGCGGAGGCCTTGGCGCGGATATGGAACGCCTAG
- a CDS encoding metal-binding protein produces the protein MPSGRVHEAINLTVLGGGALVYLAYGGSPEEPRVLAFALAYLAGTFLLSPDLDLAERGTRSQRRWGLLGLLWRPYGWLFRHRGLSHTWVLGPLTRLGYLVGLLGGLAVLAQGLAGYLGMGFALKPPSWPPEVWGFALLGYYLSQWLHLVADGIWPDHDLRRLRRPR, from the coding sequence ATGCCCTCGGGGCGGGTGCACGAGGCCATCAACCTGACGGTCCTGGGGGGAGGGGCCCTGGTCTACCTGGCCTATGGGGGTTCCCCGGAGGAGCCCCGGGTTCTGGCCTTTGCCCTGGCCTATCTGGCGGGCACCTTCCTCCTCTCCCCCGACCTGGACCTGGCGGAAAGGGGCACCCGCTCCCAGCGCCGTTGGGGCCTCTTGGGGCTTCTTTGGCGCCCCTACGGCTGGCTTTTCCGCCACCGAGGGCTTTCCCACACCTGGGTGCTGGGGCCCTTGACCCGCCTGGGCTACCTGGTGGGGCTCCTGGGGGGCTTGGCGGTGCTGGCCCAGGGCCTCGCCGGGTACCTGGGCATGGGGTTTGCCCTAAAACCCCCCTCCTGGCCCCCGGAGGTTTGGGGGTTTGCCCTTTTGGGCTACTACCTCTCCCAATGGCTCCACCTGGTGGCGGATGGCATCTGGCCCGACCACGACCTGAGGCGCCTACGGCGGCCAAGGTGA
- a CDS encoding ferredoxin encodes MPHVICEPCIGVKDQSCVEVCPVECIYDGGDQFYIHPEECIDCGACVPACPVNAIFPEEDVPEQWKSYIEKNRKLAGLG; translated from the coding sequence ATGCCGCACGTGATCTGCGAACCCTGCATCGGCGTAAAGGACCAGTCCTGCGTGGAGGTCTGCCCGGTGGAGTGCATCTACGACGGGGGGGACCAGTTCTACATCCACCCCGAGGAGTGCATTGACTGCGGGGCCTGCGTGCCCGCCTGCCCGGTGAACGCCATCTTCCCCGAGGAGGACGTTCCCGAGCAGTGGAAGTCCTACATTGAGAAGAACCGCAAGCTGGCTGGGCTGGGCTAA
- the ispE gene encoding 4-(cytidine 5'-diphospho)-2-C-methyl-D-erythritol kinase — MERLAVAKVNLGLSLLGRRPDGYHELHTLFASLSFGDRLLLEPIPEGIEFRGRYGRRNLAYRAAQAYLEAAGWPGGVRIVLEKALPEGAGLGGGSSDAAQVLLGLRELYPAEVDLSALALSLGADVPFFLQGGVAEARGIGERLRPLSLPPLPVVVFSSGLRLPTPRVYAEVKPHDFGPELPVEEILKALERGEEPPYWNSLEGPAFRLYPELKAVKARLRALGLRGVLMSGSGSAFFGLAEDEAQAKRAVEALRHTGYARKGILGGGYGAL, encoded by the coding sequence ATGGAACGCCTAGCGGTGGCCAAGGTGAACCTGGGCCTTTCCCTCTTGGGGAGGCGGCCGGATGGTTACCACGAGCTCCATACCCTCTTCGCCAGCCTTTCCTTCGGGGACCGGCTCCTTTTGGAGCCCATCCCCGAGGGGATTGAGTTCCGGGGGCGGTACGGGCGGCGGAACCTGGCCTACCGGGCGGCCCAGGCCTACCTGGAGGCGGCGGGCTGGCCGGGGGGGGTGCGCATCGTCCTGGAGAAGGCCCTGCCCGAGGGGGCGGGCCTGGGCGGGGGGAGTTCGGATGCTGCTCAGGTGCTTCTTGGGCTTCGGGAGCTCTATCCGGCGGAGGTGGACCTTTCCGCCTTGGCCCTTTCCCTGGGGGCCGACGTGCCCTTCTTCCTCCAGGGGGGGGTGGCGGAGGCCCGGGGGATAGGGGAGAGGCTTAGGCCCCTTTCCCTGCCCCCTTTGCCCGTGGTGGTCTTCTCCTCGGGGTTGCGCCTCCCTACCCCCAGGGTCTATGCGGAGGTCAAGCCCCACGACTTCGGGCCCGAGCTTCCCGTGGAGGAGATCCTGAAGGCCTTGGAGAGGGGGGAGGAGCCACCCTATTGGAATAGCCTCGAGGGCCCCGCCTTTCGCCTCTACCCGGAGCTAAAGGCGGTGAAGGCCCGGCTTCGGGCCTTGGGGTTGCGGGGGGTCTTGATGTCGGGATCGGGGAGCGCCTTCTTCGGTCTGGCCGAGGACGAGGCCCAGGCCAAGAGGGCGGTGGAGGCCCTTAGGCACACCGGTTACGCCCGAAAGGGGATTCTGGGGGGAGGGTATGGGGCGCTTTAG
- a CDS encoding aminotransferase class V-fold PLP-dependent enzyme, giving the protein MLLLTPGPTPIPERVQKVLLRPMRGHLDPEVLATNRAIQERLARLFDPGEGALLAALAGSGSLGMEAGLANLDRGPVLVLVNGAFSQRVAEMAQVHGLEPTVLEFPPGEPVDPEAVARALRARRYRMVAMVHGETSTGVLNPAREIGALAKEAGALFFLDAVTTLGMLPFSMREMGVDYAFTGSQKCLSAPPGLAPVAVSLEARRAFTARRGWYLDLTRVAEHWERGGYHHTTPVLLHYALLEALDVALEEGVEARERRAKEVYAWLREELGARGFSLYPKASPLPTVLVVRPPKGMEADRLVKALYAQGVAVAGGIGPTRGQVLRLGLMGEAARRELYGEFLKVLDRVLALA; this is encoded by the coding sequence ATGCTGCTTCTGACCCCTGGACCCACCCCCATCCCCGAACGCGTGCAAAAGGTGCTTCTCCGTCCCATGCGGGGCCATCTGGACCCCGAGGTGCTGGCCACCAACCGAGCCATCCAGGAAAGGCTCGCCCGGCTCTTTGACCCCGGGGAAGGCGCCTTGCTGGCGGCTTTGGCGGGCTCGGGTAGCCTGGGCATGGAGGCCGGCCTCGCCAACCTGGACCGGGGGCCGGTCCTGGTCCTGGTGAACGGGGCCTTTTCCCAGCGGGTGGCGGAGATGGCCCAGGTGCACGGTCTGGAGCCCACGGTTTTGGAGTTTCCCCCGGGGGAGCCCGTGGACCCGGAGGCGGTGGCCCGGGCCCTGAGGGCCAGGCGCTACCGCATGGTGGCCATGGTGCACGGGGAGACCTCCACCGGGGTGCTGAACCCGGCCCGGGAGATCGGGGCCCTGGCCAAGGAGGCCGGGGCCCTTTTCTTTCTAGATGCCGTCACCACCCTGGGGATGCTCCCCTTCTCCATGCGGGAGATGGGGGTGGACTACGCCTTCACGGGCAGCCAGAAGTGCCTCTCCGCCCCCCCGGGTCTGGCGCCCGTGGCGGTGAGCCTCGAGGCCCGCCGGGCCTTCACCGCTAGGCGGGGCTGGTACCTGGACCTCACCCGGGTGGCGGAGCACTGGGAGCGGGGCGGCTACCACCACACCACCCCCGTCCTCTTGCACTACGCCCTGCTGGAGGCCTTGGACGTGGCCCTGGAGGAGGGGGTGGAGGCCCGGGAAAGGCGGGCCAAGGAGGTGTATGCCTGGTTGCGGGAGGAGCTTGGGGCCAGGGGCTTTAGCCTCTACCCCAAGGCGAGCCCCTTGCCCACGGTGCTGGTGGTGCGCCCCCCGAAGGGGATGGAGGCGGACCGCCTGGTCAAGGCCCTGTACGCCCAGGGGGTGGCGGTGGCCGGGGGGATCGGGCCCACCCGGGGGCAGGTGTTGCGGCTGGGCCTCATGGGGGAGGCGGCTCGGCGGGAACTTTACGGGGAGTTCCTGAAGGTCTTAGACCGGGTTCTGGCCCTAGCCTAA
- a CDS encoding NTP transferase domain-containing protein encodes MEAIVLGGGEEAWAGKYGVRSKALVPYRGRPMAEWVLSALAEAGLSVVYVGENPGLTPAPRLTLPDAGSLLGNLEAALGHVEGRVLVATADIPHLTPEAVRFVLERAPEAALVYPIVPKEVVEARFPHTRRTYARLREGVFTGGNLVLLDKGLFFQALPLAKKVVALRKKPLALARLIGLDILLKLLLGRLTLPELERRARRILGVEARALITPYPEVGVDVDREEELVS; translated from the coding sequence GTGGAGGCCATCGTCCTGGGAGGCGGCGAGGAGGCTTGGGCGGGGAAGTACGGGGTCAGGAGCAAGGCCCTGGTGCCCTATCGGGGCAGGCCCATGGCGGAGTGGGTGCTTTCCGCCTTGGCGGAGGCGGGGCTTTCCGTGGTCTATGTGGGGGAGAACCCGGGGCTAACCCCGGCCCCCCGCCTCACCCTCCCCGACGCCGGCAGCCTGCTTGGCAATCTGGAGGCGGCCCTTGGGCATGTGGAGGGCCGGGTCCTGGTGGCCACCGCCGATATCCCCCACCTTACCCCCGAGGCGGTGCGCTTTGTGCTGGAAAGGGCCCCGGAGGCCGCTTTGGTCTACCCCATCGTGCCCAAGGAGGTGGTGGAGGCCCGCTTTCCCCATACCCGCCGCACCTACGCCCGTCTTCGGGAAGGCGTTTTCACCGGCGGGAACCTGGTGCTTTTGGACAAGGGGCTTTTCTTCCAGGCCCTGCCCCTGGCCAAAAAGGTGGTGGCCCTTAGGAAGAAGCCCCTTGCCCTGGCCCGGCTTATCGGCTTGGATATCCTCCTGAAGCTTCTCCTGGGCCGGCTTACCCTTCCTGAGCTGGAAAGGAGGGCCAGGAGGATCCTGGGGGTGGAGGCCAGGGCCCTCATCACCCCCTACCCCGAGGTGGGGGTGGACGTGGACCGGGAGGAGGAGCTGGTAAGCTAA
- a CDS encoding cold-shock protein — translation MQKGRVKWFNAEKGYGFIEREGDTDVFVHFSAINAKGFRTLNEGDIVTFDVEPGKNGKGPQAVNVTVVEPARR, via the coding sequence ATGCAGAAGGGTCGGGTCAAGTGGTTCAACGCGGAGAAGGGTTACGGCTTCATTGAGCGCGAGGGGGACACCGATGTGTTCGTCCACTTCAGCGCCATCAACGCCAAGGGGTTCCGCACCCTGAACGAGGGCGACATCGTCACCTTTGACGTGGAGCCGGGTAAAAACGGCAAGGGCCCCCAGGCGGTGAACGTCACCGTGGTGGAGCCGGCCCGCAGGTAA